A stretch of DNA from Phycisphaerae bacterium:
CTGCTCAAACTGGACGCCGAAGGGAAGGTCAAGCTCGCGTCGGCACTGGCCGGCGAAAAGGTCGACGTGTACGACCTGGGGCCGGTGAGCGCCGGGGACCGCGTCATGGTGTCGATCGTTCCCGCTGCGGGCAGCGTGATGGACCCGATCGCGGCATTGTTTGACGCCAACGAAGAACTTTTTGCCGTCAATGACGATGTCAATTATCCGGCCCAGCTTGATTCGGCGATCGACGACGTGGTTGCGGCGGACAGCCCCCGGTTCTTCCTGGGGGTCGCCAAATACCAGGACGAAGGCGCGTATGAAGGGACCGTACAGATTCTCCGCGGGCAGGGCGTTCCCGTGCCGCTCGCACAATATGTGTTGCTGAACTTCGACGGCGGGACCGTCAACATCCCCAGCGAGGGAGGGCCCATCACGGTCGAAGCCTTCAATTCCGCGGATGTCGACCCTGCCTATGCGGGCGATACGAACGCGATCAAAGTGAAGATCGCTCAGACGGTCCGGCAGAACTTCCAGCCGTTCAACATTGAGATTGTGACGAGCGACGAGCCGGCGCCGCCGGGCGATTGCCTCAGCACGATTTTCTTCGGCGGGTCGAACACCCTGAAGTTCGGCGTGGCGGAATCCGTCGATCAGGGCAACCGCGATCGCTGCGACGATGGCATCGTCTTTACGAACGACTTCGACGATCCGTTTTTTCCGCAACCCACGACCGAGGGCATCGGCATCGCCATCGGCAATGTAGCGGCTCACGAGGCGGGCCATCTCCTCGGCCTCAATCATGTCGCCGACGTTGCGGATGTGATGGACTCGACCGGAACGGCCAGCACGCTGTTGGCGGATCAGGAATTCAAGACCTCGGTACTCGTCGGCCAGATCTTCCCGATTGGCAAGCAGAATGGCCCGGCCATTCTGCGCCGCGTCCTGCCGCCGTAGTACGGTTTTCAAGATTCAGAACCAAAAGAAAAGCCCCGACCGACCGGCCGGGGCTTTTTTGATGTTGATGATCCGTTGACGCTCTTATTTCGTCGTGCACGGGGCGCTTCCTGCACAGCACTTGGAGCAGCTCGCGCAGCCCTTCACGCGGCAGAGTTTTTGCGTCTTGTCCTTGTGCGTCAGGTCGAGGCAGTCGCCGGAAACCTTCGCTCCGTATTCGCGCATCTCATCCTTCATGCACAGCGTCAGCTTGTCGCCGACCATCTTATAACAGCCGGAGATGGCGTGGGATTTGCCGCTGCCATAGTCGGCGTTGGCCGTGAAGGTGCCGTCATGGCAGAAGGTGACCGCGGCGATGGGGTTGTCGGGGCTCGCCGCGCCGCTGCCGCACCAGGTGCCGCAGACCGGACTCGCGCAGCCGGCGGAAATGAGGGCGAACAGGGCCAAGGACAGTAAGGTTGCACACACACGCATGTTGAATCTCCATGTCGACAATGAATTGCGACCCGAAAGGGGTTCGCTCGGCACGCGATTCTGCGACAAACCGACAAGGGTTGTCAAGGACCGCGGACGTTTGTGATCACGGCGCTATCCGCCGTGGGCTCGGGGACAGGGCTTTGCCCGGCGAGAATACGCACATTTGCCGCGGCGATCCCGGCGCGCCGGGACTGGTCGAAGAGCAGCCCGGGCCGCCAGAACGCCGCCAGAATAAAGGTGGCGCACACCACCATCGCAAGGCGGAGGGCGGGACACGCCGAGGGCTGCAGCGGAGCGTGCTCGGCGGCGGGCTTTCGCACATAGCATGCGCCGACGATTCGAAGGTAATAGGCGGCTGCCACGGCCGAGTTGAGCACACCCACCAGTACCAGAAGGATCATCGCGGCCTGTCGCTCGGTCCCGGCGGACGCCGACAGGGCGGCGCTGAAGACGTAGAGTTTGCCGAAAAACCCGCCGGTCGGAGGCAGACCCATGAGGCTGAGCACACAGATGGCCAGGGCCAGGCAGGCCCAGGGATGTCGCGCGGCCGTCCCGGCGAGATCGTCCAGCGAATCGGCGGAGTCTTCTTCATCGTCCGCGCCAGGCTTGCGGAAATACGACAGGCAGGCGAATGCGCCGAGGTTCATTACACCGTAGACCGTCATGTAGAAAATGAGTGCGCCGATGCCGCTGGAAAGGGGGGATGACGCGGTGCCGTCCGTCCCACCGGGTCCCGCCAGCAGCCCCACCAGCATGTAGCCCGAGTGCGCGATGCTGGAGTAGGCCAGCATCCGTTTGACGCTGTGTTGCATGAGGGCGAGCGTGTTTCCGACGGTCATCGTCGCGGCGGCCATTGCCCAGAGCAGCCAGAACATCGCATCGTTGAATTCCCAACCGCGCAGCGACATCAGGCGAATCAGGGCGAGCAGGCCGGCGAACTTGGGGACGAAGCCGAGCAGACCGGTGACGGGCGAGGCGGCGCCCTGATAAACGTCCGCGACGTAGAAGTGCAGCGGAACCGCGGCGATTTTGAACGCCAGACCGGCGATGGCCAGCAGGACGCCCAGCGTGACGAGCCGGTCGGCGGCATTGGAGGGCAGGGCGAGGTGCGCGGCGATCGACGTTGGGGCGGAGGCG
This window harbors:
- a CDS encoding matrixin family metalloprotease, with the protein product MNIRHRPFRAAILSCLGAIWAVSLPGGCPAMPGDGMPPPGPIGGDFASATLLKLDAEGKVKLASALAGEKVDVYDLGPVSAGDRVMVSIVPAAGSVMDPIAALFDANEELFAVNDDVNYPAQLDSAIDDVVAADSPRFFLGVAKYQDEGAYEGTVQILRGQGVPVPLAQYVLLNFDGGTVNIPSEGGPITVEAFNSADVDPAYAGDTNAIKVKIAQTVRQNFQPFNIEIVTSDEPAPPGDCLSTIFFGGSNTLKFGVAESVDQGNRDRCDDGIVFTNDFDDPFFPQPTTEGIGIAIGNVAAHEAGHLLGLNHVADVADVMDSTGTASTLLADQEFKTSVLVGQIFPIGKQNGPAILRRVLPP
- a CDS encoding NADH-quinone oxidoreductase subunit N, producing the protein MTSDSLHPLIAALLPELILVIGASLVLLLGLGGQRSASNGSSHLAILTLIVAFWATWRPADTGPVASLNIDALASYARMATLSVGLVILLAARHVPEAAERGEFHALILFSLAGVMLVTAANDLILLFLALELVSVPTYILVGLSRRDIRAQEATGKYFFLGALAAALTLYGFSFLYGTSGTTQLFSTASAPTSIAAHLALPSNAADRLVTLGVLLAIAGLAFKIAAVPLHFYVADVYQGAASPVTGLLGFVPKFAGLLALIRLMSLRGWEFNDAMFWLLWAMAAATMTVGNTLALMQHSVKRMLAYSSIAHSGYMLVGLLAGPGGTDGTASSPLSSGIGALIFYMTVYGVMNLGAFACLSYFRKPGADDEEDSADSLDDLAGTAARHPWACLALAICVLSLMGLPPTGGFFGKLYVFSAALSASAGTERQAAMILLVLVGVLNSAVAAAYYLRIVGACYVRKPAAEHAPLQPSACPALRLAMVVCATFILAAFWRPGLLFDQSRRAGIAAANVRILAGQSPVPEPTADSAVITNVRGP